The Bacteroidales bacterium DNA segment ACCCTCCATCCTTTCGGATAAAATTTTGTCAAGACTTTATAATCTTCATTTAAAATATTTATTGCTTCCATACCACAAATATAAGTTGTTTCAGGCAATAAAACAAATTTTTAAGTTAGCGTATATGGGTATAGCCCCTGCCGTTAATAATCCCCCCAACCCCCTTTGAAAAGGGGGAGTTTAGCAGCTCCCATGTTTCGGGGTCTCGCATTCTGCCCCATGCATCGAAGCTTTGTTCTGCAATTAAATTGCCTGCGGCAATAGTTATGTGGGTTATTGAGCCGATTTTTTAATTTCAAAGAACTTTTGTAAAAATATAAAATTTTACGGAAATGTGATTATCCAATTCATTTCCTCTAAACTTTCCAGTGAATAATCATATCGTTTTAAAATTTTGTATTCTTCACGGCAAATATCTGCTCCGTATTTTTCAATTGTATCAATATCCCAAACAAAAAAACATAAAATTTTAAATTCATTATGACTGTAGGCATTTTGCCAACTGATATTATTTTGGCAGTTTTCTGTTGAATATGGCTCTATATTTCCACAACCTGTAGATGTTGTTTCTGTTAATGATGTGTCCGGATAATTATAGGAACAAGATAATAATATTTTATGTTTGCTATTATTGATAAATTGAATTTGAAAATTTTCATCCTTTAATTCTCTACCATCACAACTTATTAAAAACAATAATATTAAGTTTATTAAATAATAAAAAATTTTCATAAAAAAGGAATTAATATTTGAATAAGAGGTAAATAATCAATATTTTGATTGTTGTATCTGGTATAACCTTGCATACTGTAATATTGTCTCAAGTATAAGTAACCTTGATAACTTGCATCTCTTTCTGCCCATGCTTTACTATCTCCTCAATCGCTTGGATGTAATGTGCTGTTTATTCCCAAAATAAAATAACCTAATAATCCATTAATTCTACTTTGGCGGTAATGACCATATTCATGAATTAGTGTTTGTGAAGAACGATATAAATCTCCATGTGCATAATATTGAATACCTTCATATTCTTGAACCTGAATATATGCTCCTCCAATGTTTTGACCTGTACCATTGGGAGCATTTTTGACATCTAAAACCGTTGCACCGTGAAAGTTGTTTATACTTTCTATTTCACCTTTAAGGTTTAATATATTTGCATAAGCATTTCCCCATGTTGTTTGAGTGTTTTCCCACGGTGTAAATCGAGATGTTATTTGCCAAATATCTCTGAAAACATCTCCTTTCCCGGAATAACTTTTATCGTACCTGAACCAACCATTTGCTATTTGAAATGAATTTTTTGTTCTTGACCAATCACCGGGATCTGTAAATATATCATATGTGGCTGTTAATGAAGGGGTAACAGTATAGGCGGTAGCCACCACGGTTGGCAGCATAGTAGCTGCAAAACTTCCGTAAACAGATATATTTACGGCTGCAGTGGTAGTAGCAGTTGCAGTAAGTAAACCGCCTGTTAATACATCACCAAGTACCCAATGCCACCATTTATCACCTGTTGGATCAGTAAACTTTAAAGGATTATTCAAAACATATAGAATACCGATTAAAATTCTGCGTAAAATCCGGCATTTGTATGTAGTTATCGGGGGAGAGTATGCGGCCGAGGATTGGGTCGTATAGTCTTCCGTTTCCCGAATCAAGTTTGGGACAAGCTATGTTTATTATGCCGAATTTGGGGAGCATTTTTCCGAAACAAGTTCGGAACAGGCTATGTCCGGTGTAGCCTCTGTCGTTAATAATCCCCCCAACCCCCTTTGAAAAGGGGGAGTTTAGCAGCTCCCATGTTTCGGGGTTGCGTATTCTGCCCCATGCATCGAAGCTTTGTTCTGCAATTAAATTGCCTGTGGTATTGGTTATGTGGGTTATTGAACCGATTTTTTAATTTCAAAGAACTTTTGTAAAAGTATAAAATTTTACGGAAATGTAATTATCCAATTCATAGCCTCTAAACTATCCTGTGAATAATCATATGAATAACCTAAACTTATGTTGTGTTCACAATTATTGATAAACTTAATATAAAAGTTTTCATTTTTTAATTATCTGCCGTCACAACTTGAAAGAAGAATTATAAAAAATATGATGTTTGTATAATAATGTAATGTTTTTAAACCGGAAAATGATCACTGTATCCGTTTTGGAAACGATCAAATGAGAATGTTCTGTTTATACTTGTTCTTTACAAATCAATTTTAAGCAACTAATTTTAAATTAATAATTTCAAATTCGACACCCTTTTTAATAGTGTTATTTGCAATATTAAACAGCAATTTCGTAGTTTTATCAGTTAAGTAAAAATCGCCGCAATTTTTACAAACTAAGGCAGGAACATTTTTAAAAACTACAATTACACTTTCTCGTTCAAGAGTGATTGTTACTAATCCTTCACTTGTTGTTCCGTTTTTACAAATTACACATTCCATGATTATTTGTTTTTTCGTGTTTTAAAATAATTTTTCCAAATTTCAGATACCGGTTCATAAGCTGTTATAATAATTATTGTTTTATCTTCTGAATTATAACTGCAAACAACATGTAGCGGTCTATCATTTTGGTATGCGAATAACAGCATACTCGGATATGGTATATCATCCGGATATGTCATTATTGTTTCCCCGTTTTTAAGTATATTTTCCGTCAAAGCAGAGAAGGCAGTTTTATCTGCTTTCCTGTTTTGAAAAAATATATAATTATTTCTCAAATTTTATCGCCACAAAAAGTTGCATTTATTACTTGAATTTAGGAATAATTAAGTCTCCGGAATCTATTTTTCTTTTATCAAAAACATATAAACCGGAAAATGATCACTGTATCCGTTTTGAAAACGGTCATATGAGAATGTTCTTTTCGGATAACCTTTAAATTTACCTTCGTTTTGAATTAAAAACTTTTTTCTGAATATATTAGATTTCCAATATACATAAGTGCTTTTATCATCTGATATTAATCCTTGCGAAATTATTAACTGGTCAAATAAGCTCCATGCATCACGATAAGCATTAGTACCGACTCCTTTTTTATATATGTTATAATACGGATTGTATAATTCTCCATCTTTCAATTTATCAATACTGCGATTTGATTTCAGATGTTTTTTAACACTTTCGTTATCCGGATTATCATTTAAATCTCCCATTACAATAATCTTTGCATCTTTATTAATATTGAAAAGAGAATCAACTGTTTGCCTTGCCAGATCACCGGCTGCATTTCTTTTTGGTCGGCTTGCCAATTCTCCGCCTCCTCTTGAGGGCCAGTGATCTACAATAATATGAATTGTGTCGCCGTCATATAATCCGGTAACAAGAAGTTGAGCCCTTGTTTCATCATCTTTATCAAAATCAAATTTAAGAACATGTGAACTTGATTGTAAAACTTTAAAAAAATCTTTTCTGTATAACAAACCCACATCAATTCCGCGTTCGTCCGGAGACTGATAATGAACAATTCCGTAATCGGATGATAATAATTGAGGCATTTTAATAAGATCTTCCAAAACACTTCTGTTTTCAATTTCGGAAACTCCGAGAATATGCGGGCCGCCTTTAATATATTCATCTCCGATTTGTGAGATGACTTCCGCCATTTTATCTAATTTTTTATAATATTTTTCGGAATTCCATACTTTTTTGCCTTCAGGTGTGAATTCTGTATCATATGTGTCTTTAGAATCAATTGTATCGAATAAGTTTTCAAGATTGTAAAATGCAAAGCATCCAATTTTATATTCTTTTGTTTGGGCTTTAGCAGTAGTGCTGATTAGAACTATTGAAAAAAGCAGCAGGGCTGTCTTTGATTTTAATCTTTTTTTAAACATCTTCAAATTATTTAGAATGTTATTTATATTATATTAACTTTGTCTCCCTTTTTTAAAAAGAAAGGGTTTCAAAAGTATAATAAAAATTCAAGATAAAAAAATGTGATTATGAGAAGAATATTGCTTTTGCTTTCATTATTTTTATTTGCATTTACGATTATAAATGCACAAGTAAAAGTAACGGGAGTTGTTAAGGATAAAGTTTCACAAAAAACTTTACAGGGAGTACAAATTGTTCTTGAAGGAGCAGGTTTTGAAAGTAAGACTGACTCTGACGGGAAATTTGAGTTGAACGGTATTCCGCCCGGAACATATTTACTGAATTTAACTTTAAATGATTATGAGACTGTTAGTCAAAGTATCAAAGTAGAGAAATCAGACATTGATCTTGGTGTGATATTTATGAACTTATCTATTCAAAGCAACGGTAATGATATTATTATTGAGCTTTCAAATGATGAACTTGTGAGCAGTGATGATGATCTGCAAACAAATATTTCCGGAATTTTACACGGTTCAAAAGATGTGTTTATGAATACAGCCGGTTTTACTTTCGGTCCGTTAAGATTCAGATTAAGAGGGTATGATAATAAATATTCAAATCTTCATATGAACGGTATTCAAACTAATGATATGGAATCAGGCCGTGCTGTTTGGGCATATTGGGGAGGATTAAATGATGCTGTAAGAAATAAAGAAACTTTTAAAGGCATTGCAGAAACTGATTATACATTCGGAGGAATAGGAGGTTCAACAAATATTAATACCAGAGCATCGCATATAAGAGTCGGTACAAAACTGACTTACTCTTTTACAAACAGAAATTATCATCACAGAGCCATGTTTTTGCATAGTACAGGAATGATGAAGAATGGTTGGGCAATTGCAATATCAGGCTCAAGAAGATATGCAGATGAAGGTTATACAGAAGGGACATTTTATGATGCTTATGCATATTTCACTTCAATAGAAAAGAAATTCAATGATAAGCACAGTATCGGCTTGGTTGCTTTTGGTGCTCCGTCTAAAAGAGGCGGAAGAAGTGCAACAACTCAAGAAGTTTACGATATGACAAGTACTATATACAATCCTAATTGGGGTTGGCAAGACGGAGAAAAAAGGAATGCAAAAATTTCGGATTCTCATACTCCGTTTGCAATTCTTACTCATTATTGGGATATTGATAAGACAAGCAAACTTGAAACTTCTTTTGCTTATTCGAGAGGCAAGTACAATAAAACATCTTTAAATTGGTATAATGCTAAAGATCCAAGGCCTGATTATTACCGTTATTTACCGAGTTATATGACCGGTGATGAAGCAATTCAAACAAGAACTGAAGAATTTGAAAACGGTGAGCGTCAAATTGACTGGGATGCAATGTACCAAACAAATTACACAAGCTTTGATACAATTTTTAATGCTGACGGCATAGAAGGGAATACTGTTACAGGAAGGCGTTCACAATATATTGTTGAAGACAGAAGAAACGAAAACAATCAATTTTGGTTTAATACTGTATATAATAAGATGTTGAATGATAATTTTAAACTTTCGGCAGGTATTCAACACAGATATTACAAAGCAAGACATTATAAAACATTAGTAGATCTTCTCGGCGGTGATTATGTTGTAGATATTGATAAATATGCTGAAAGGGATCTATCCGGTGAAGGCGTTGCAGATAATGACATTAATATCCCGAATCATATTATAAATGAAACAGGAGATGTGTTTGGTAATGATTATTATGCAAATGTTAATTATACAGAATTATGGGCACAAGCTTCTTATAATTTAAATAAATTTGATTTCTATTTAACCGGTAACGGGTCTTATAAATACTATTGGAGAACCGGAAATATGCAAAACGGTAAATTTCCTGATAATTCTGCAGGAGATTCAGAAAAATTATCTTTTACTAATTATGGTGCAAAAGCAGGTTTGACATATAAATTGTCAGGTATGCATTTTCTTCACGGAGATGCTGCATATTTTACCAAAGCACCGGATTTCAGAAACACATTTGTATCTCCGAGAACAAGAAATCAAATTATTGACGGACTTACAAGTGAGACTATTCTTTCGGCACAAGCAGGGTATGTTCTTCAATCTTCAAAAGTAAAAGCTACTTTTGATGTTTTTTATACTGAATTCAGAGACCAAGCAGAAGTCAGAAGTTTTTATTTTGACGGATACAGAAGTTTTGTGAATTTTGTAATGACAGGTATTGATAAAACACATCAAGGAATGGAATTGGGAATTGAATATACTTTATTACCCGGGTTATCAGTCTATGGTGTCGGAAATCTCGGTTATTACAGATGGTCATCTCGTCCTTCTTTCAGTATTTATGTTGATAATAGTGCTGCTGATATTGAATTTGAAAATGAAACTGTTTATGCTGAAGATTTTTTAGTGAGCGGTACTCCACAAACAGCTTTTTCGGTAGGAATTAAATATTTTGCTCCGAAATATTGGTGGATTGGAATTAACGGCAACTATCTTGATGACAGGTATTTATCATTTAGTGCTTTAACAAGAACAATTGATGCTATTGCTAATACAGATCATTCAAGTCAAGAGTTTTTAGACTTAATTAATCAAGATAAGCTTCCAAGTTCATTCACCTTAAATGCTTTTCTCGGAAAATCATTCAGATTTGATTATAAATATTTTTTTAATATAAGTTTAAATGTTTCTAACATATTAGATGATAAAAATATTATAACAGGAGGATATGAACAAGCAAGGATTGATAAATATTTTGAAAATTTGGATAAGTTTCCGCCTAAATATTATTACTATTCAGGATTACAATATTACTTGAATATCAGTTTCAGGTTTTAAAAAAATATAAAAAACAGACAAATGAAAAATATCATAAATATAACAGCAATTATAACATTAATAGTGATAATGTTTTCCGGTTGTGTTAAAGAGAACTTTGATTTAACTCCCGAAAAAATTTATTCTGTTGATTTTGATGCTAATACAACAATTTCAGAATTAAAAGAAATGTTTTCTTCTACAGAAATAATTGATACAAATATAATAATAAAAGGAACTGTAATTTCAGACGACAGTCACGGCAATTTCTATGAGGAACTTGTAATACAGGATAGTACAGGAGGTATTGAAATACAAATAGATAAATCTGATTTGTTTAAAAGTTATCCGGTAGGACAAATGGTATATATTAAATGTAAAGGTTTGGTTATTAGTGAGTATAAAGGTGTGAAGCAACTTACATATATGACTAACGGAAGTTCTGATAAATTCCCTGAAAGTGCTGTTGATCAATATTTATTTAAATCCGGAGAAGGTTTGCCTATTGTTCCGAAAACAGTTGAAATTGCTGATTTATCTGATGAACATATAAATACTCTGATTAAGCTCGAAGGAGTTGAATTTATTGAAAATGACATTGATACAACTTTTGCAGACCCCGGAGATGATGCAAGCAGAACGATTACAGATTTTGCTGAAAACACTCTAATTGTCAGAACATCTGAATATGCAGATTTTGCTTATGATAATATTCCGGACGGAAACGGATATATTATTGCTGTTTACGCTGTATATAATGATGATAAACAAATTTATATCAGAGATATTAATGAAATTGATTTGACAGGTGAAAGAATTAACAGATCTTATTTGATTGATGAAGGCTTTGATGATGATTTAGGTGAATTTTCTGCATACAGCGTGGTCGGTTCTCAAGGATGGTATCATGAACCTGACTATGATAACGGTTGTGCATTAATGAGCGGTTATTCCGGCAGCCCTCAAGACAATGAAGATTGGTTAATTAGTTCTTCACTTGATATGAGTGCCCTAAATGATGCACTTTTGATGTTTACTCATGCAGGAAGTTTATACGGAAGCACTTGGGATAATACAAGTATCCAAATATCAACAGATTACGACGGAGTAAGTAATCCTTCAACAACCGGAACATGGACAGAAATAAAAGATTATGAAAAACCTACAAGTTGGACTTTTATTCCTTCCGGATCAATTGATATGAAAAGCTATTGCGGAAGTTCAAACGTTTATATTGCATTTAAATATATTTCTGACACATCAGCTGCTTTGAAATGGGAAGTTGGTTCAGTAAAGATAATTGTTCAATAATAAAATATTAAAAATAAACATATGAAACATTCATACTTAATCTTAAACACACAAGATAATGATTAATGCACATTAGAAACTTGCTGTGAAATAAGATTTTAGCCTGCGAATGTTCCTATATGACCTTTGAAAATAATAAAAATAAACATATGAAACAAATAATAAAATCAATAATTATAACAGCAACAGTTATTTTTGCCTTGACACTTACAGGTTGTAAAAAATATGAATTTGAACCTCCTGAACAAGACGGATGTGATTTAGGTTTTGAACCTAACACATCAATTGAAGATTTTATAAATATGTATTCCGGTAACGGGGAACCTTTTCTGATTGATACAAATATAATTATAAAAGGAACTGTTATCGCTAATGATAAATCAGGTAACTATTACAAGTCATTTGTGATACAAGACAGCACCGAAACAGGAGAGCAAACAGGGCTTCTTATAAGTGTTAACGAATATGAAACCCATAATAAATATCATGCAGGAGATATGTTATATATAAAGTGTGAAGGATTATATCTTGGTTTTTACGGAGGAGTAATTCAACTCGGGGCATTATATGAAGGAGAAATTGGCAGAATAGAAGAACCTTTAGTTGATTTGCATATTTTTAATGCATGCGGAGGTAAACCGATTAAACCGAAATTGGTTCAAATTTCACAGTTGAATGCAGTCCCGGTGAATACACTGATTGAGTTGGAAGATGTACAATTTAAATTAGGCGAACTTGATGAAACATATGCTGATGCTGTAAACAAAGTTACAACAGACCAGGTATTAGTAAATTGTAATAATGATAATGTTATTGTAAGAACAAGCGGATATGCAAAATTTGCAGCTGATACTATACCAAAAGGTAAAGGAAGTTTAATTGCTGTAAAAGGCATGTATAATAGTGATGTTCAACTGATTATAAAAGATATTAATGATGTTAAATTATCAGGTGTAAGATGCGGAGCAATTTATGAAAAAGATTTTGATGATTTTGATTTTGAATCTCCCGGAAGCAGTTCGATTGACAACTTTGTTTCAGGCTGTTGGATGACATATATTGCCGAAGGAACTTCAAATTGGGTACTTGCATCTTATGACGGAGATAACTATTATGCAGAAATCTCGAACTATGACGGTACTTCAAACAGTGCTTCTGAAGCTTGGTTAATATCCCCGGCTATGAATATGGCACTTCTGAACAATCCTGTTCTTAATTTTATAAGTGCTTTTAATTATGACGGAGATGATATTACAGTTAAAATTTCAACTGACTATACAGGTTCAGAATCACCTGCGGAAGCAACTTGGCAAAACTTATCAGTTACGTTGCCTTCATCCGGTGGTTATTCATGGACAAATTCAGGAGATGTTGATTTATCTGACTTTATTGAATCAAGCTCAGTTTATATTGCATTTGTTTATACAGGTTCTGATTCTTCCGGGAAACATTGGGAAGTTGATAATATCAGTATCTCTGAAAATTAAAATTGATATAAGTTATATATACTGAAAAACCGACAAGAACAATTGTCGGTTTTTTGTTTGTCCTGCATGCAAACATATCCGATAGTTTTAAGTGCCCATTTCAAATAATTTTTATTATGTTATAACAGCTTTTTGCTGCTGCGTTTGATCGAGTTATTTTATTCTGTTTTTCCAAATATCAGGGTCTCTGCTTGTGCTGAAAACACCATGTACCTTAACAATTTTATCAGTTTCATTAACTGAAAAATGTATCATATAAGGAAACTTTCTTATAGGTAAGCATCTGACATTTTCAAATCTTATTTAAAAAAAAGGATTTGTTTTAATTATACCGAGATGTTTATCTAAAACAGTTTTAAATTTTGTTCCTAATCCTTGGCTCTTGCTGTCGTAATATTCAATAGTTTGTTGAATATCTTTCAAAGCTCTTTTGTCAATAATAACTTCAAATTTCATTATCACAGATGTTTTTTAGCTTCGTTCCAAGAAACATAATCGTTAGGTTTAGCTGTTTTTATACGTTCTAAAACAATTTCTTTATGCCAATCCGGAATACTATCTGTTTCTTTTTCTAAACCAACAAATTTTTCTTTTAGTTTTTCCCAATCAGTAATCGGAATATAAACTCCGGTTGTTTCACCTGTTGCATTTGAAATATATTGTAAGTTCATAATATTAAATTAATTGTTGATGAATTTGAGGCATAAAAAGATATGCATCAATCATTACAAATATAAGAAAAAATAAATAAATAAATCTAACCTTCATTAATGCAGGCTGATGAAATGGAATTCTGCATGAACCAAGAAATAATAAAGTAATGAATTTTCAGATGTTTATTTATGAACAGAACAAATATTCGCCCTGTTTTCTATTATATGGCAATGTTATTATATGACAGTCAGCCCGAATTCTTAATATCAATAATCTCAGCAGCAATACTAACCGCAATCTCTTCAGGTGTTTCACTTTTTATCGCTACACCTATAGGTGCTGAAACTTTATCTAAATCTTCTTTTTTAAAACCTTCATTTTTAAGCAGTCTGAATATTTCTTTTACTTTGTTCTTGCTGCCCATCATACCGAGATAGCTTAAATCTTTTGTCAGAAGTTTACCGAGTATTCTTTTATCATGGCTGTGGCTGAAACTTGCGATTATTGCATAAACATCCTTTTTTTTCGGAATATATTTATCAACTTCATTAAAGTTAATAATATGCTTTTCATCTGCATAAGTGTTTGATGTCATCGTATCCAATTCTTTTCTGTTATCATAAACTTTTACATAAAAATCAAGCATTTTCAGTTGTTTTGATAATGCTGCACCAACATGTCCGCCTCCGAATATCAGTACAGTATGTTTATATCCAATAATTTCTTTGTAAATATTATCGTCGGAATATTCATATTGACAATCAATACTTGCACTCATTTGAATGTTAAATGAATTAACACTCATTATAAAAGTTAGTTCATGTCCCAAAGTTTCAGCAGTGCTGATCTCTTGAATATTATCTGTATGAATATCATATAAAGGGTAAAGGATTACGGTATTTTCACCTGAACAAATCATTCCCGATTTTTGCATATCTTTATCTGTTCTGTGAATTTGTTCGTGTAGTTCAGGTTTCAGTATATTTTCTGAAAGCATTTTTTTTGCACTATTAATTAATTTATGTTCTGTTGCACCGCCGCCGATTGAACCTGAATGTTTACCTTCTTCTGTAACAATCATTTTAAATCCTTGTCTTCCCGGGCTGCTGCCTTTGTTCTCTACAACTAATAAAAGAACAACTCTTTTGTTTTGCTTTAAATTCAGTAATATTTGATTCCAGATATTCATATTTGAAAAATTTTAACTAATAAAAATAAATAATATTTAAAAATAATTCATAAAGACACAGAAATTTTTAGCAATTAAACAATGAGTTCGCTCCGAAAGGTGTTTTTTAGCCACTAAAGCACAAAAACACAAAATTTCACTAAAATTAACTTATTGATAGCAACTGTTTTGTGGGTTTTTGTGTCTTGGTGTTTTTGTGGCATTTTTTATTTTTAGCTTTTCGGAGTGGACTCAATGTTTAAACTTTAAATCGAACTCTGAAAACTCCGTTATCATAAGATGTAGTTGTAATTTTGAAATTTAAGATTTCTCTTGTATTGGAAATATGTTTCCCTATACAAGGACAATCATCATAATCGCCGATACTGATAATTCGGACTTTCGGATTTTGTTCTTTCGTAATTCTTTTGAGCTTGAAAATTTTATCGGCTTCATCAAAGCTTATAAACTTTTCAGTAATATCATATTCCTTAATAATAACTTCTTTAATTTTGCTTTCAAGTTGTTTTATTTCCTCTTCATTAGGTTTTTTATTCAGTTTAAAATCACATTTTGATTTTTTTCTTTCAATATGGCAATTTTCTGAACGTTCACAAGCAAACATATTAACCATAGTTCTGTTGAGTATATGTTCAGCAGTATGCATCGGAGCATAATAATCTTTTTTATTTTCACTCATAATATCTGTTATTAAATCTCAAAAATAGAAAAAAATATATGGTTCATCCGTATAATGCGAATTTTTCACAATAAAAAAAAACCGAAAAGTAAACGAATTATTTTTTTACCAATATATCCACAACGGAACTGAAATGTGTTTTTAATATTTCAGCAATAACTTTTTGGTACTGCCACATTGTAAAGTTTTTAAACCTCTTAATGCTTTATTTTCAGCTTGTTATACGTTATTAACATAATTTCCTGTTAATAACTTAATTTTTTTTGCTTTTGCTTTTGTTTAATTTTGTTAAATATAAAAACCGGATGATCCGCCAAAGACAATCCGGTAGTTATTTTTTCTTAATACTTTTATATC contains these protein-coding regions:
- a CDS encoding type II toxin-antitoxin system MqsA family antitoxin, with the translated sequence MECVICKNGTTSEGLVTITLERESVIVVFKNVPALVCKNCGDFYLTDKTTKLLFNIANNTIKKGVEFEIINLKLVA
- a CDS encoding DUF4258 domain-containing protein, which codes for MRNNYIFFQNRKADKTAFSALTENILKNGETIMTYPDDIPYPSMLLFAYQNDRPLHVVCSYNSEDKTIIIITAYEPVSEIWKNYFKTRKNK
- a CDS encoding endonuclease/exonuclease/phosphatase family protein; translated protein: MFKKRLKSKTALLLFSIVLISTTAKAQTKEYKIGCFAFYNLENLFDTIDSKDTYDTEFTPEGKKVWNSEKYYKKLDKMAEVISQIGDEYIKGGPHILGVSEIENRSVLEDLIKMPQLLSSDYGIVHYQSPDERGIDVGLLYRKDFFKVLQSSSHVLKFDFDKDDETRAQLLVTGLYDGDTIHIIVDHWPSRGGGELASRPKRNAAGDLARQTVDSLFNINKDAKIIVMGDLNDNPDNESVKKHLKSNRSIDKLKDGELYNPYYNIYKKGVGTNAYRDAWSLFDQLIISQGLISDDKSTYVYWKSNIFRKKFLIQNEGKFKGYPKRTFSYDRFQNGYSDHFPVYMFLIKEK
- a CDS encoding TonB-dependent receptor, with translation MRRILLLLSLFLFAFTIINAQVKVTGVVKDKVSQKTLQGVQIVLEGAGFESKTDSDGKFELNGIPPGTYLLNLTLNDYETVSQSIKVEKSDIDLGVIFMNLSIQSNGNDIIIELSNDELVSSDDDLQTNISGILHGSKDVFMNTAGFTFGPLRFRLRGYDNKYSNLHMNGIQTNDMESGRAVWAYWGGLNDAVRNKETFKGIAETDYTFGGIGGSTNINTRASHIRVGTKLTYSFTNRNYHHRAMFLHSTGMMKNGWAIAISGSRRYADEGYTEGTFYDAYAYFTSIEKKFNDKHSIGLVAFGAPSKRGGRSATTQEVYDMTSTIYNPNWGWQDGEKRNAKISDSHTPFAILTHYWDIDKTSKLETSFAYSRGKYNKTSLNWYNAKDPRPDYYRYLPSYMTGDEAIQTRTEEFENGERQIDWDAMYQTNYTSFDTIFNADGIEGNTVTGRRSQYIVEDRRNENNQFWFNTVYNKMLNDNFKLSAGIQHRYYKARHYKTLVDLLGGDYVVDIDKYAERDLSGEGVADNDINIPNHIINETGDVFGNDYYANVNYTELWAQASYNLNKFDFYLTGNGSYKYYWRTGNMQNGKFPDNSAGDSEKLSFTNYGAKAGLTYKLSGMHFLHGDAAYFTKAPDFRNTFVSPRTRNQIIDGLTSETILSAQAGYVLQSSKVKATFDVFYTEFRDQAEVRSFYFDGYRSFVNFVMTGIDKTHQGMELGIEYTLLPGLSVYGVGNLGYYRWSSRPSFSIYVDNSAADIEFENETVYAEDFLVSGTPQTAFSVGIKYFAPKYWWIGINGNYLDDRYLSFSALTRTIDAIANTDHSSQEFLDLINQDKLPSSFTLNAFLGKSFRFDYKYFFNISLNVSNILDDKNIITGGYEQARIDKYFENLDKFPPKYYYYSGLQYYLNISFRF
- a CDS encoding DUF5689 domain-containing protein; this translates as MKNIINITAIITLIVIMFSGCVKENFDLTPEKIYSVDFDANTTISELKEMFSSTEIIDTNIIIKGTVISDDSHGNFYEELVIQDSTGGIEIQIDKSDLFKSYPVGQMVYIKCKGLVISEYKGVKQLTYMTNGSSDKFPESAVDQYLFKSGEGLPIVPKTVEIADLSDEHINTLIKLEGVEFIENDIDTTFADPGDDASRTITDFAENTLIVRTSEYADFAYDNIPDGNGYIIAVYAVYNDDKQIYIRDINEIDLTGERINRSYLIDEGFDDDLGEFSAYSVVGSQGWYHEPDYDNGCALMSGYSGSPQDNEDWLISSSLDMSALNDALLMFTHAGSLYGSTWDNTSIQISTDYDGVSNPSTTGTWTEIKDYEKPTSWTFIPSGSIDMKSYCGSSNVYIAFKYISDTSAALKWEVGSVKIIVQ
- a CDS encoding DUF5689 domain-containing protein, encoding MKQIIKSIIITATVIFALTLTGCKKYEFEPPEQDGCDLGFEPNTSIEDFINMYSGNGEPFLIDTNIIIKGTVIANDKSGNYYKSFVIQDSTETGEQTGLLISVNEYETHNKYHAGDMLYIKCEGLYLGFYGGVIQLGALYEGEIGRIEEPLVDLHIFNACGGKPIKPKLVQISQLNAVPVNTLIELEDVQFKLGELDETYADAVNKVTTDQVLVNCNNDNVIVRTSGYAKFAADTIPKGKGSLIAVKGMYNSDVQLIIKDINDVKLSGVRCGAIYEKDFDDFDFESPGSSSIDNFVSGCWMTYIAEGTSNWVLASYDGDNYYAEISNYDGTSNSASEAWLISPAMNMALLNNPVLNFISAFNYDGDDITVKISTDYTGSESPAEATWQNLSVTLPSSGGYSWTNSGDVDLSDFIESSSVYIAFVYTGSDSSGKHWEVDNISISEN
- a CDS encoding XdhC family protein translates to MNIWNQILLNLKQNKRVVLLLVVENKGSSPGRQGFKMIVTEEGKHSGSIGGGATEHKLINSAKKMLSENILKPELHEQIHRTDKDMQKSGMICSGENTVILYPLYDIHTDNIQEISTAETLGHELTFIMSVNSFNIQMSASIDCQYEYSDDNIYKEIIGYKHTVLIFGGGHVGAALSKQLKMLDFYVKVYDNRKELDTMTSNTYADEKHIINFNEVDKYIPKKKDVYAIIASFSHSHDKRILGKLLTKDLSYLGMMGSKNKVKEIFRLLKNEGFKKEDLDKVSAPIGVAIKSETPEEIAVSIAAEIIDIKNSG